One genomic region from Evansella sp. LMS18 encodes:
- a CDS encoding MFS transporter encodes MEESKDKQIELEVTSQKKTIYPILFIIGFVHLLNDSIQAVIPAMFPVLEQSMGLTFTQLGLIAFALNFTASLIQPVVGLYTDSRPSPYALPIGLCFTFVGIVGLAFAPSFIYVVLSVIFIGLGSAAFHPEGSRVAYMAAGNRRGLAQSIYQVGGNTGQALAPLITALILVPFGQFGAIWFTIVAAIAIIMLVYIARWYSVQVKEEIRIKKENKKSAKPKRQKQAKNMEQNSRKRKVIFFTLSLLIFLVFARSWFQAGITNFYAFYLIEQYGITIRQAQVYLFIFLAAGAAGTFAGGPLSDRFGKRGMITVSLLGAAPLTLILPHTGPLLSYLLLGIIGFIVLSSFSVTVVYAQELVPGKIGTMSGLIVGLAFGLGAVGSVALGWAADIFGLTNTILFAASLPLIGLLSFLLPSDQQLREMNQ; translated from the coding sequence ATGGAAGAGTCGAAAGATAAACAAATTGAGCTTGAAGTTACCTCACAGAAAAAAACAATTTATCCAATTTTATTTATCATCGGTTTTGTTCATTTATTAAACGATTCAATACAGGCCGTAATTCCAGCGATGTTTCCTGTGCTTGAACAATCAATGGGATTGACGTTTACCCAGCTTGGGTTAATCGCCTTTGCCTTAAACTTTACTGCGTCTTTGATTCAGCCGGTTGTTGGCTTGTACACTGATTCGAGGCCTTCACCTTATGCCCTTCCCATCGGTTTATGTTTTACTTTCGTCGGAATTGTAGGATTAGCCTTTGCTCCTTCATTTATATATGTCGTTTTATCGGTTATTTTTATTGGGCTCGGCTCGGCGGCATTCCATCCAGAAGGTTCCCGTGTTGCCTATATGGCTGCAGGAAACAGACGAGGTCTTGCCCAGTCGATTTATCAGGTCGGCGGTAATACAGGCCAAGCGCTTGCTCCGCTGATCACCGCTCTTATTTTAGTTCCGTTCGGACAGTTCGGTGCAATCTGGTTTACTATTGTCGCAGCAATAGCTATCATAATGCTCGTTTATATTGCCCGCTGGTATTCCGTACAAGTAAAAGAAGAAATCCGGATTAAAAAGGAAAACAAAAAGAGTGCCAAACCGAAAAGACAAAAGCAAGCTAAAAACATGGAACAAAACTCCAGAAAAAGAAAAGTTATATTCTTTACACTTTCACTGCTAATTTTTTTAGTCTTCGCCCGTTCCTGGTTTCAGGCGGGTATAACTAATTTTTACGCTTTTTATTTAATAGAGCAATATGGAATAACAATCCGGCAGGCACAAGTGTATTTATTCATCTTTCTCGCCGCCGGAGCAGCCGGGACTTTTGCAGGAGGCCCTTTATCGGACAGGTTTGGAAAACGTGGAATGATTACTGTTTCACTGTTAGGCGCAGCACCCCTGACACTAATTTTGCCGCATACCGGTCCATTATTATCTTATCTCCTTCTTGGAATAATCGGGTTTATTGTTCTGTCCAGCTTTTCGGTAACTGTTGTATATGCCCAGGAGCTTGTTCCCGGAAAAATAGGTACGATGTCAGGATTAATCGTTGGACTTGCATTTGGGCTCGGGGCTGTGGGGTCGGTTGCCCTTGGCTGGGCTGCTGATATTTTCGGCCTGACCAATACTATACTTTTTGCTGCGTCACTGCCTTTAATCGGGCTTCTGTCATTCCTTCTGCCTTCTGATCAGCAGCTGCGGGAAATGAACCAGTAA
- a CDS encoding DUF3870 domain-containing protein produces MMEGVHTVFIAGHARLPQGMAAKSMFETLTVTVEVDRKYGVIINASCTLATDHGREYIGSLLKGYSLKNDGVEEIAQCVQENYRGKATNAIIAAIRDLHIQYKAL; encoded by the coding sequence ATTATGGAGGGTGTACATACAGTATTTATCGCAGGCCATGCCAGGCTGCCCCAGGGCATGGCTGCTAAGAGCATGTTTGAAACACTTACAGTAACTGTGGAGGTTGACAGGAAATACGGTGTTATAATCAACGCTTCCTGTACCCTGGCAACTGACCATGGAAGAGAATATATAGGAAGCCTGTTGAAGGGATACAGCCTGAAAAATGACGGCGTGGAGGAGATAGCTCAATGCGTCCAGGAGAATTACCGCGGTAAAGCTACTAACGCTATAATCGCGGCGATAAGGGACCTGCATATACAATATAAAGCGCTTTAA
- a CDS encoding acyl-CoA dehydrogenase family protein has product MNFNFTEEQEMVRKMVRSFVDKEIMPHIGEWDAKSHFESGVMDRLAELDLMGVCIPEAYGGSGMDYNTLAIVCEELERGDTAFRTAVSVHTGLNSMTLLQWGNEEQKQKYLVPQAKGEKIGAFGLTEPGAGSDVAAMQTSAVKDGDDYILNGSKTWISLCDVADNFLVFAYTDKDKKHKGISAFIVERDMPGFSSKAIKGKLGIRAGNTGEIFFDDLRVPKENLLGEEGEGFKIAMAALDNGRFTVAAGACGQIMACLEASVNYCHERKTFGKEIGKHQLVQQMIAKMEAGLQMSRLLVYKAGVLKNEGKRNTRETSLAKWQACDFANEAANDAVQIHGAYGYSNEYPVERYLRNSKAPVIYEGTREIHTVMQAEYVLGYRQDKQISQMLPAWPYEESSLKV; this is encoded by the coding sequence ATGAATTTTAACTTTACTGAAGAGCAGGAAATGGTCAGAAAAATGGTGCGCAGTTTTGTAGATAAAGAGATTATGCCGCATATTGGAGAGTGGGATGCTAAGAGCCATTTTGAAAGCGGTGTTATGGACAGGCTGGCGGAGCTGGACCTAATGGGCGTATGTATTCCCGAGGCCTACGGGGGAAGCGGAATGGATTATAATACTTTAGCCATTGTCTGTGAAGAACTGGAGCGGGGGGATACTGCTTTCAGAACAGCTGTATCTGTTCATACCGGCCTTAACAGCATGACTTTACTTCAATGGGGAAATGAGGAGCAAAAGCAGAAATACTTAGTGCCACAGGCAAAAGGAGAAAAGATTGGAGCATTTGGCTTAACGGAGCCAGGGGCAGGATCTGATGTGGCAGCAATGCAGACTTCTGCGGTAAAAGATGGGGATGACTACATTCTTAACGGGTCAAAAACCTGGATTTCCCTTTGTGACGTTGCAGATAATTTCCTAGTGTTTGCATATACGGATAAAGACAAGAAGCATAAAGGTATCTCTGCATTTATAGTGGAAAGAGATATGCCTGGGTTCTCATCCAAAGCTATAAAAGGTAAACTAGGAATCCGAGCCGGGAATACAGGCGAAATATTCTTCGATGATTTACGGGTGCCAAAAGAAAATCTTCTTGGTGAAGAAGGAGAAGGCTTTAAAATTGCTATGGCGGCACTTGATAACGGAAGGTTTACAGTGGCAGCAGGTGCTTGCGGGCAGATTATGGCTTGTCTCGAAGCGAGCGTTAATTATTGCCATGAGCGTAAAACTTTCGGTAAGGAAATCGGTAAGCATCAGCTCGTTCAGCAAATGATTGCAAAGATGGAGGCAGGGCTCCAGATGTCCCGACTTCTTGTTTACAAAGCTGGCGTCCTTAAAAATGAAGGAAAAAGAAACACGCGAGAAACTTCTCTGGCAAAATGGCAGGCTTGTGATTTTGCAAATGAGGCAGCGAATGATGCAGTACAAATCCACGGTGCATACGGATACTCCAATGAATATCCGGTAGAACGCTACTTAAGAAATTCAAAAGCTCCGGTTATTTATGAGGGAACCAGGGAAATCCACACAGTTATGCAGGCAGAATATGTATTAGGATACCGTCAGGACAAACAGATTTCCCAAATGCTTCCAGCATGGCCGTATGAAGAAAGTTCTCTTAAAGTATAG
- a CDS encoding CaiB/BaiF CoA-transferase family protein, which translates to MCGALEGIRVLDLSRVLAGPYCTMILGDLGAEVIKVEGPGGSDDTRNWGPPYTGGESAYYLCANRNKRAITLNLKTDEGKEVLKKLIAKSDVVLENFKNGTMNKWGLDYEELKKINPQIVHCSITGFGRNGPYNGFPGYDFIIQAMSGLMSITGSEESGPTKVGVAISDIFTGLYSAIGIQAALLERNRSGLGQSIDISLLDSQISALANVASNYLVSGNVPERLGNEHPNIVPYQPFPTEDGQMAVAVGNDRQFGKFMEVLGLQEYAQEERFATNPQRLKNREELIQLITEQMKTKTSREWLESLQKQGIPAGPINTVKEMFEDPQVIARELVKEVAHPTAGKVKLVGSPLNLSRTPTEVTRHPPLAGEHTNEVLAEIGYTESQIEEMKIQRVI; encoded by the coding sequence ATGTGCGGAGCTTTAGAAGGCATACGGGTGCTGGATTTATCGAGAGTATTGGCTGGTCCGTACTGTACGATGATTTTAGGAGACCTTGGAGCAGAAGTAATTAAAGTGGAAGGACCAGGCGGCAGTGATGATACAAGAAACTGGGGGCCTCCGTATACAGGTGGCGAAAGTGCCTATTATTTATGCGCCAACCGTAATAAAAGAGCCATAACACTGAACTTAAAAACAGATGAAGGAAAAGAAGTTCTTAAGAAACTGATCGCCAAATCAGACGTGGTTCTTGAAAACTTTAAAAATGGCACAATGAATAAGTGGGGATTAGACTATGAAGAACTTAAGAAGATTAATCCACAAATAGTCCATTGTTCCATTACCGGGTTTGGACGGAATGGACCATACAATGGGTTTCCAGGGTATGATTTTATTATTCAGGCAATGAGCGGCCTTATGAGCATTACAGGCAGTGAAGAATCAGGGCCTACAAAAGTAGGGGTGGCTATATCTGATATTTTCACAGGGCTTTATTCAGCGATTGGTATTCAGGCGGCTTTGCTTGAAAGAAACAGATCCGGATTGGGACAGAGTATAGATATATCTCTGCTGGATTCGCAAATTAGCGCACTGGCTAATGTGGCAAGCAATTATCTCGTATCCGGCAATGTACCGGAAAGGCTGGGAAATGAACATCCGAACATAGTACCGTACCAGCCTTTTCCTACCGAAGACGGGCAGATGGCTGTAGCAGTTGGCAACGACCGCCAGTTTGGAAAGTTTATGGAGGTTCTTGGCCTCCAGGAATATGCACAAGAGGAGAGATTCGCAACTAACCCCCAGCGTCTGAAAAACAGAGAAGAACTCATACAGCTTATTACTGAACAAATGAAAACTAAAACATCGCGGGAATGGCTTGAGTCTCTCCAAAAACAAGGCATACCAGCCGGGCCGATTAATACAGTAAAAGAGATGTTCGAGGATCCCCAGGTTATAGCCAGGGAGCTGGTTAAAGAGGTAGCCCATCCTACAGCCGGAAAGGTAAAGCTTGTGGGAAGCCCCCTAAACTTATCCCGGACACCAACAGAGGTAACAAGACATCCGCCTCTGGCAGGCGAACATACGAATGAGGTTTTGGCGGAAATAGGTTATACAGAAAGCCAGATTGAAGAAATGAAAATACAAAGAGTGATATAA